A genomic segment from Streptomyces sp. NBC_00459 encodes:
- a CDS encoding CobW family GTP-binding protein, with amino-acid sequence MHEHGPLGAHELSVAIVGGLHADARRATVARLLADVPGSVVLHHDLATAVAGTVVRTISDTTGILSAGEAPLVNDCACCALREDLVPELRRLADAGRTRLAIVELWDSVEPKAMAEVVTAGGLTVTGVITAVDPALLLPYLGNGDDLAEGGLAAAATDQRTVADTFARQLEYATVLALVDSPDADEEDRELLAQLHPTARQVPVLGGHPGDLAGVADASGKEAAPLSALASAALAGFDVEAADAAQHPACALLPAEADAHGVSTLVWHRRRPFHPERLYAALEDLTCAAARSRGRFWLADHPDTLLHWDAAGGALCVESAGPWLASLPDAAWDMVPPVRRAAAALDWHPEHGDCCQHLVFTSPGLDRDGLEQLLESCLLTDAEYAGGRTAWKRLPPAFDTLLEV; translated from the coding sequence GTGCATGAGCACGGGCCCTTGGGGGCTCACGAACTCTCCGTGGCGATCGTCGGCGGACTGCACGCCGACGCCCGCAGGGCGACCGTCGCGCGGCTGCTCGCCGACGTTCCCGGCAGCGTCGTACTCCACCACGACCTCGCCACGGCCGTGGCCGGCACGGTCGTCCGGACCATCAGCGACACGACCGGCATCCTCTCCGCGGGCGAGGCGCCCCTGGTCAACGACTGTGCGTGCTGTGCCCTGCGCGAGGATCTCGTCCCGGAGCTGCGGCGGCTCGCGGACGCCGGGCGGACCCGGCTGGCGATCGTCGAACTGTGGGACTCCGTCGAGCCCAAGGCGATGGCCGAGGTGGTGACGGCCGGCGGCCTCACGGTCACCGGCGTCATCACCGCCGTCGACCCGGCGCTGCTGCTGCCGTACCTCGGCAACGGCGACGACCTGGCCGAAGGCGGCCTCGCCGCCGCGGCCACCGACCAGCGCACGGTCGCCGACACCTTCGCCCGCCAGCTGGAGTACGCCACCGTCCTCGCCCTCGTCGACTCCCCGGACGCCGACGAAGAGGACCGCGAGCTGCTCGCGCAGCTCCACCCGACAGCCCGCCAAGTCCCGGTCCTGGGCGGCCACCCAGGGGACTTGGCGGGCGTGGCCGACGCGTCCGGGAAGGAGGCGGCCCCGCTCTCGGCGCTCGCCTCCGCCGCCCTCGCCGGATTCGACGTCGAGGCGGCCGACGCGGCCCAGCACCCGGCGTGCGCGCTGCTGCCGGCCGAGGCCGACGCCCACGGCGTGTCCACCCTCGTGTGGCACCGGCGCCGCCCCTTCCACCCGGAGCGGCTGTACGCGGCGCTGGAGGATCTGACCTGCGCCGCCGCCCGCAGCCGGGGCCGGTTCTGGCTCGCCGACCACCCCGACACGCTGCTCCACTGGGACGCGGCGGGCGGCGCGCTGTGCGTGGAGAGCGCGGGCCCCTGGCTCGCCTCGCTCCCGGACGCGGCCTGGGACATGGTCCCGCCCGTGCGCCGGGCCGCCGCCGCCCTCGACTGGCACCCGGAACACGGCGACTGCTGCCAGCACCTGGTGTTCACGTCCCCCGGCCTCGACCGCGACGGACTCGAACAGCTCCTGGAGTCCTGCCTGCTCACCGACGCCGAGTACGCCGGCGGACGCACCGCCTGGAAACGCCTGCCGCCCGCCTTCGACACCCTCCTGGAGGTCTGA
- a CDS encoding type B 50S ribosomal protein L31, which yields MREGIHPAYGPVVFRDRAANHAFLTQSTMTSEKTIDWEDGNTYPVVDVEISNVSHPFYTGTARVLDTAGRVERFERRYGKKD from the coding sequence ATGCGTGAAGGAATCCACCCGGCGTACGGGCCCGTCGTCTTCCGGGACCGGGCCGCGAACCACGCCTTCCTCACCCAGTCCACGATGACCAGCGAGAAGACGATCGACTGGGAGGACGGCAACACCTACCCCGTCGTCGACGTCGAGATCTCGAACGTCAGCCACCCCTTCTACACCGGCACGGCCCGCGTCCTGGACACGGCCGGCCGCGTGGAGCGCTTCGAGCGCCGGTACGGCAAGAAGGACTGA
- the rpmG gene encoding 50S ribosomal protein L33, whose protein sequence is MARNELRPVIKLRSTAGTGFTYVTRKNRRNDPDRMTLRKYDPVAGRHVDFREER, encoded by the coding sequence ATGGCTCGCAACGAACTCCGGCCGGTCATCAAACTCCGGTCCACGGCCGGGACCGGCTTCACCTACGTCACCCGCAAGAACCGCCGCAACGACCCGGACCGTATGACCCTGCGCAAGTACGACCCGGTCGCAGGCCGTCACGTCGACTTCCGAGAGGAGCGCTGA
- the rpmB gene encoding 50S ribosomal protein L28 translates to MSAHCMLSGAQPGFGNTISHSHRRTSRRFNPNIQSKRYWLPSEGRYVRLRLSTKGIKTVDTIGVEAAVARIRARGVKV, encoded by the coding sequence TTGTCCGCCCACTGCATGCTGTCCGGCGCCCAGCCGGGCTTCGGCAACACCATCAGCCACTCCCACCGGCGTACGTCCCGTCGCTTCAACCCCAACATCCAGTCCAAGCGGTACTGGCTGCCGAGCGAGGGCAGGTACGTCCGGCTGCGGCTGAGCACGAAGGGGATCAAGACCGTCGACACGATCGGCGTCGAGGCGGCGGTGGCCCGGATCCGGGCCCGCGGGGTCAAGGTCTGA
- the rpsN gene encoding 30S ribosomal protein S14 gives MAKKSKIAKNDKRQEIVARYAARRAELKEIVRRPASTDAERAAARRELERQPRDASATRVRNRDQVDGRPRGYFRAFGLSRVGLREQAHAGFLPGVRKSSW, from the coding sequence ATGGCGAAGAAGAGCAAGATCGCGAAGAACGACAAGCGGCAGGAGATCGTCGCGCGGTACGCAGCGCGGCGGGCCGAGCTGAAGGAGATCGTCCGGCGGCCGGCTTCGACGGACGCGGAACGGGCGGCGGCGCGGCGGGAGCTGGAACGGCAGCCGCGTGACGCGAGCGCCACGCGCGTGCGCAACCGGGACCAGGTGGACGGGCGGCCCCGCGGCTACTTCCGGGCGTTCGGGCTGTCCCGGGTGGGCCTGCGGGAGCAGGCGCACGCGGGATTCCTTCCGGGAGTTCGTAAGTCCTCCTGGTAG
- a CDS encoding DUF2786 domain-containing protein: protein MTSSKPSPPGTVERAFQAALYADTDTSLDTGASLLAADPAADAELARRGEEFVASAWRRGWQPADVERLVRRELDDVHVRLVAALITAQAPNDRARGRRWTEQLTGLAATPAPPRTDRFTHATTVLELYRLLLTLPTLESLDEPRTLPGESARREHPESRMLPRIRALLAKAEATGFPEEAEALSAKAQELMARHSIDEALLAAGAPAGDAPRARRLGVDAPYEEAKAVLLHAVADANRCRAVWNEALGFSTVVGFEPDLEAVELLYTSLLVQATAAMTKAEAAQRAKGRNRTKTFRQSFLAAYAHKMGTRLAAAAEAQTADAAATRTTAPLLPVLATRDLAVTAHLDQMFPTTTTTRLRGVTDEAGWTEGTAAAVRAALHAHQRLPGA from the coding sequence GTGACCAGCAGCAAGCCCTCTCCGCCCGGCACCGTCGAACGCGCCTTCCAGGCCGCCCTGTACGCAGACACGGACACCTCTCTCGACACGGGCGCGTCCCTGCTCGCCGCCGACCCGGCCGCGGACGCCGAACTCGCCCGGCGCGGCGAGGAGTTCGTGGCATCGGCATGGCGACGCGGCTGGCAGCCGGCCGACGTCGAACGCCTCGTACGGCGCGAGCTGGACGACGTGCACGTACGCCTGGTGGCGGCGCTGATCACCGCCCAGGCGCCGAACGACCGGGCCCGGGGCCGCCGCTGGACGGAACAGCTGACCGGCCTCGCCGCGACCCCCGCCCCGCCCCGCACGGACCGCTTCACGCACGCGACGACGGTCCTGGAGCTGTACCGCCTGCTACTGACCCTGCCGACACTGGAGTCCCTGGACGAGCCGCGGACATTGCCGGGGGAGAGCGCCCGCCGGGAACACCCGGAGTCCCGCATGCTGCCCCGTATCCGCGCACTGCTGGCGAAGGCGGAGGCGACCGGGTTCCCCGAGGAGGCCGAGGCGCTGAGCGCGAAGGCCCAGGAACTGATGGCCCGGCACAGCATCGACGAGGCCCTGCTCGCGGCCGGCGCCCCGGCGGGCGACGCCCCGCGCGCGCGGCGCCTGGGTGTGGACGCCCCGTACGAGGAGGCCAAGGCGGTCCTTCTGCACGCCGTGGCCGACGCGAACCGCTGTCGAGCGGTGTGGAACGAGGCCCTGGGCTTCTCCACGGTGGTGGGTTTCGAGCCCGACCTGGAGGCGGTGGAACTCCTCTACACGTCCCTGCTGGTGCAGGCCACGGCGGCGATGACGAAGGCGGAGGCCGCGCAGCGGGCGAAGGGCCGCAACCGGACGAAGACCTTCCGTCAGTCGTTCCTGGCCGCCTACGCCCACAAGATGGGCACCCGCCTGGCGGCAGCGGCGGAAGCACAGACGGCGGACGCGGCGGCGACGCGGACCACCGCCCCCCTCCTCCCGGTCCTGGCCACCCGGGACCTGGCGGTCACCGCCCACCTGGACCAGATGTTCCCCACGACCACGACGACCCGCCTGAGAGGCGTGACGGACGAAGCGGGCTGGACGGAGGGCACGGCGGCAGCGGTCCGGGCGGCCCTGCACGCCCACCAGCGCCTGCCCGGCGCATAG
- a CDS encoding Clp protease N-terminal domain-containing protein, translating to MTTNQPVRASVRLDDLIEAIKKVHTDALEQLQDAVIAADHLGEVADHLIGHFVDQARRSGASWTDIGRSMGVTRQAAQKRFVPKGESDLDPSQGFSRFTPRARNVVVLSQEGAKAAGNDQIRIEHLVLGLLADPESLGAKAITAQGVTLDSVREAATAGLPPRGENDPALIPFDANAKKSLELTFREALRLGHNYVGTEHILLALLEFENGEGVLSGLGLTKPATEEYVVAALAKIKVEFGEQS from the coding sequence ATGACGACCAATCAGCCCGTCCGGGCCTCCGTACGTCTCGACGACCTCATCGAGGCCATCAAAAAAGTGCACACCGACGCCCTCGAACAGCTCCAGGACGCGGTGATCGCCGCTGATCACCTCGGCGAGGTGGCGGATCATCTGATCGGGCACTTCGTGGACCAGGCACGGCGTTCCGGTGCCTCCTGGACCGACATCGGCAGGAGCATGGGCGTCACCCGGCAGGCCGCGCAGAAGCGGTTCGTGCCGAAGGGCGAGTCGGACCTCGACCCGAGCCAGGGCTTCAGCCGCTTCACGCCACGGGCCAGGAACGTGGTGGTCCTCTCCCAGGAAGGGGCCAAGGCCGCCGGCAACGACCAGATCCGCATCGAGCATCTGGTCCTCGGCCTCCTCGCCGACCCGGAGAGCCTCGGCGCGAAGGCGATCACCGCGCAGGGCGTCACCCTGGACAGCGTGCGCGAGGCCGCGACCGCCGGCCTCCCGCCACGCGGCGAGAACGACCCCGCCCTCATCCCCTTCGACGCCAACGCGAAGAAGTCCCTCGAACTCACCTTCCGCGAGGCCCTGCGCCTGGGCCACAACTACGTCGGCACCGAGCACATCCTCCTCGCGCTGCTGGAGTTCGAGAACGGTGAGGGGGTGCTGTCCGGCCTCGGCCTCACCAAGCCGGCGACCGAGGAGTACGTCGTCGCGGCCCTCGCCAAGATCAAGGTGGAGTTCGGCGAGCAGAGCTGA
- a CDS encoding bifunctional 3'-5' exonuclease/DNA polymerase produces the protein MAGVAETAERWALAPAEDGGVEIAPLGPDGLPAGPVRREADLGAAVRDRPEVTRWVWRSTPEVYPRLLGARVRVERCYDIEDAETLLLGHEGRLGEPRSAAAALARLRGGPVPPDPPQRSAEPGAQSPLFEPRPVHVPLADLLEVYADQQRRHDATAHPDRMRLLTAAESAGMLVAAEMNKAGLPWSADVHRALLHELLGERYAGGGEPRRLAELADEVSAAFGRRVRPDLAADVVKAFAQAGIKVRSTRRWEIESIDHPAVKPLVEYKKLYRIWVAHGWSWLQDWVRDGRFRPEFLAGGTVTGRWVTNGGGGLQIPKVIRRAVVADPGWRLVVADADQMEPRVLAAISRDPGLMEVAGRETDLYQSVSERAFSGDREQAKLAVLGAVYGQTSGDGLKNLAALRRRFPKAVAYVDEAARAGEEGRLVRTWLGRTCPPAVRANDDSVEEAGIPLPEDESGIAPAGGAGAGAQEWVPGYASSNSRARGRFARNFVVQGSAADWTLLLLAALRRTCAGMAAELVFFQHDEVIVHCPEAEAQTVVAAIREAAELAGRLTFGETPVRFPFSTAVVECYADAK, from the coding sequence ATGGCAGGCGTGGCGGAGACGGCCGAGCGGTGGGCGCTCGCTCCGGCCGAGGACGGCGGCGTGGAGATCGCCCCCCTCGGTCCGGACGGGCTGCCCGCCGGGCCGGTGCGCCGGGAGGCGGATCTCGGCGCGGCCGTCCGTGACCGGCCGGAGGTCACGCGGTGGGTGTGGCGGTCCACCCCCGAGGTCTATCCGCGACTGCTCGGCGCGAGGGTGCGAGTCGAGCGGTGCTACGACATCGAGGACGCCGAGACGCTCCTGCTCGGCCACGAGGGGCGGCTCGGCGAACCCCGGTCCGCTGCGGCGGCCCTCGCCCGGCTGCGCGGCGGTCCCGTACCACCGGATCCGCCGCAGCGGTCCGCCGAACCGGGCGCGCAGTCGCCCCTCTTCGAACCGAGGCCGGTGCACGTACCGCTGGCGGATCTGCTGGAGGTGTACGCCGACCAGCAGCGGCGGCACGACGCGACCGCGCACCCGGACCGGATGCGGCTGCTGACGGCCGCCGAGTCGGCGGGGATGCTGGTGGCCGCCGAGATGAACAAGGCGGGACTGCCGTGGAGCGCGGACGTCCATCGCGCCCTGCTCCACGAACTGCTGGGCGAGCGGTACGCGGGCGGTGGTGAGCCCCGGCGGCTCGCCGAGCTGGCGGACGAGGTGTCGGCGGCGTTCGGACGCCGGGTGCGGCCCGATCTGGCCGCCGATGTCGTCAAGGCCTTCGCGCAGGCGGGGATCAAGGTGCGGTCCACGCGGAGATGGGAGATCGAGAGCATCGACCACCCGGCGGTGAAGCCCCTTGTCGAGTACAAGAAGCTGTACCGGATCTGGGTCGCGCACGGCTGGTCCTGGCTCCAGGACTGGGTGCGGGACGGGCGGTTCAGGCCCGAGTTCCTCGCGGGCGGGACGGTCACCGGGCGCTGGGTCACCAACGGCGGGGGCGGCCTGCAGATCCCCAAGGTGATCCGGCGGGCGGTGGTCGCCGACCCGGGATGGCGGCTCGTCGTCGCCGACGCCGACCAGATGGAGCCTCGGGTGCTGGCGGCCATCTCTCGTGATCCCGGGCTGATGGAGGTCGCGGGCCGCGAGACCGACCTCTACCAGTCCGTCTCCGAGCGCGCGTTCTCCGGCGACCGGGAGCAGGCCAAGCTCGCCGTGCTGGGCGCGGTGTACGGACAGACCTCCGGGGACGGCCTCAAGAACCTCGCCGCGCTCAGACGCCGGTTCCCGAAGGCGGTGGCGTATGTGGACGAGGCGGCGCGCGCGGGAGAGGAGGGGCGGCTCGTGCGGACCTGGCTGGGGCGTACGTGTCCCCCGGCCGTGCGGGCCAACGACGACTCGGTGGAGGAGGCGGGCATCCCGCTCCCGGAGGACGAGTCGGGCATCGCCCCTGCGGGAGGGGCGGGGGCAGGGGCGCAGGAGTGGGTGCCGGGGTACGCCTCCTCCAACTCCCGTGCCCGGGGCCGCTTCGCGCGCAACTTCGTCGTCCAGGGCAGCGCCGCCGACTGGACGCTGCTGCTGCTCGCCGCGTTGCGCCGGACCTGTGCGGGGATGGCCGCCGAGCTGGTCTTCTTCCAGCACGACGAGGTGATCGTGCACTGTCCGGAGGCGGAGGCCCAGACGGTCGTGGCGGCGATCCGGGAGGCGGCGGAACTGGCGGGGCGGCTGACGTTCGGCGAGACGCCGGTGCGGTTTCCGTTCAGCACGGCGGTGGTGGAGTGCTATGCCGACGCCAAGTGA